Genomic window (Opitutales bacterium):
AAGCAAAGAAGCCCGGCAGGAAGACATTTTTATTGTCAACACTGGACTGTCGACATGTTCATGCAAAATCCGGGCTAAGCTTCGAATGGATCGACCCCGAAGAAACTGATGACCGACTCACCGAATTTCGAAATAATGGTGTCACCTACTGCGGAGCCGTCTTGCGTAGCGAAAACCGTAGATTCCGAATTGTCACGACAAGTCATGAGCCTTTCGAATTTGTAGCGTCATCCGTCGACTCAAATGGCACAGCCTCGAATCTAGCTAGGGTTACCCTCCTAAACGTAGACTTGATGGAGGTGGAAGGAATAAATGAATCAGGCGAATTAAGGATCAGAGGAAATGTTGCAGTAGGTGGAGGATTCGATCGGGTATCAATCAGTAGAGGTGCAATTGAACTTGATGCCAAAGCATATAGCGGAAGAGAGTTCGAGCTTACACTGAATCAAAATGAGGATATCTTGAGAATTGATCCTGCAACCGGAAGAATACGCTCTCCTGACAATTTTGATTTAAGAATATCTTTAGAGAAGAATCAAAATATAGTTGCTACCGTAGACCTACCAATTGAAATTACAAAGCAGTATACCTCAGGGAATGATACATACAGCCAGTGGTATGGTGACCAGAACCCTGGGGGGCGGTGATGGTTAGGGTTTTCTTCCAAATGCAACTTGATGAAACTTACGTAAGTGTGAAATATGGAAATTTGTCGCACAAAGGGAAGACAAACTATCTGTATCGAAGTTACTTTGAATCAGATTTCGTAGGGGCCGGTCCTGGCTGGGGTCAAGAATCGATGAATGTAGGACATCGATATGTTGGAGCTGATGACGAATACCCTACAGCAATGACAGTTCCGTCTATGATTGTTCCTCCAAACACTCAACCATTTGAGGCTTTGACAAATAAATGGGTAGACGAAAATTATATGAATTCACTTTCACATGGTGAGAGCTTAGTTAACCTTACATCCTCTGGAATGACTGGACCTATACCTTGGATACCTCCTCTTGATCGAACAGTAGAAAGCCCAGATCAAGGTTTATAATTTGATTAGCTATGAAGACAAAGCTGATAATCGTATTTGTTGTATTTTATCAATTAAGCATTTCAATTCTATCCTCAAAAGCTATTCTAAAAATCGAGGATAGTTTTTTGGATTTTAATTCCCTCCCATTAACAGAAATAGATTCCAGTTTTTCATATGAGGAATCACTTGTTAAAAGAAGAAAAAATACTCGTTCAATTATTAATTATCTAGAGAGTTTTTTCATGGAGAAGTATCTCCAAGAAACTGGTAATAAAGTTCAAGAAAAAGAGGTGGAGGAGAGAATAGATAAGCTTTTATTTTTGACTTATGGAACAGCCGAAAACCCATCAAAAAAATACAAAGAGCAACTGGAAAAAATGGCAGAAATAGCACCATTATTGGAAGTTTATGGTGAAGATCCAGAAAAGGCAGAAAAACTTTACAATGAAGACTACAAAAATGTTATTTCTGCTGTGGATTGGACCCAACTAAAAAGTGGGTTTTCACCCGAAGGCTTTGAACAGACAAAGATATTCATTAATGCAAAAATACCAACAGATGAAGAGATTCGTGAAGGCTACAGAAGCCAAGCATACGCATATTTGTTAAATCAAAAATTTTTAGAGGTTTTGAGTCTTACAGGAGTGAACTACTCTGACTGGCGCAATGAGCGTTTTTCTGGGGTTGAAGTGCTCGACGCTAATCATTTTGAGGTGGAGATGTTAACCGCTTTATTTGGACATAATAAGTCGTCTTTGGACCAAGTGAATATTAAAAATACTAATTCAATCCAGGATGATAATATCGAAGAGATCAAAAACCTTAGTCCAACCTTATATCCAGAACCAAACGAAGGTCCTATTGAACAGCTATCCTCTCCGAATCGGCTTCCTTGGCTAATCGGAATTTTGATTCTCTTAATCGCCATTGGCATCATCCTAAAAACACGAAAAAGCGCTCATTAGCCCGATCAACGTCCTCGAACCAATCGACCGTCCCTGGCGAGCACAGTCATCGCCAGCTAGGCTTTCAGTGCCATCTGTCACCGCCTCTGCTCTCATCCTTCCCGGGGCCCTCCGCTTTGGCAGTGGCCTCCGCGGAGCCCTCCCTCCGGCTCAGGTATTGATCTAGCATCGCACGGCACATGGTAAGCGTCCGTTAGAACACCCCCTTCACGATCATGCCAAAGCCGGGTAAACTCCCCGGATGCTATTTGATGGAGAAGATATCGTGATCTGCCACGGCGTGGTCGATCTTCGTAAAGGCGCTGGCGGATTGCTGGCATTAGTCACAAGTGTTAGGCCCGGGGCGTGGTATTTGTTTAGCAACCGCAGCCGGTCTTTGGTTAAAGCGGTCCAGATGGATGGGCGTGGCCTCTCGTTGGTTACACGGCGCATTGACCAGGGTGCATTTCAGTGGCTCGAAAAGGCCGAAGGGGCTTCAGTTATTAGTGTTCGTGATGCTTCGATGATCTGTGATGGCGAGTCCTTAAAACAACGATTTTCTCGCACTTAGTTCTTAACTTTTCCGAGATGCATAACAAAATGTTGAATGTTGACCGAGCTCCAACAGTTAAGAAGCGAAGTCACTCACTCTCGACGGGTTATCCAGTCCTGCGAAGAGGAGATCGCAAGGCTGCGCTTAATTGTAAAAGAGCTTCGCTTACGCCTATATAGCTCCAAGCGTGGTGAGAGTATCGACCGAGATCAACTTGAACTCGACCTCAAGACGACTGAGACAACTATCGATACACTCCAAGCAATCGTGGCTCAACAGGCAGATCCACCACAAGCTGAGTCTGACAAGCCTGAAACGGCTACAGCTACGGACAAAGAGCCAAAGATCCGCCGTCGTTACGTCTTTCCTGAAAACATTGAGGAACAGACGCAAACAGTGATTCCTGAGTAGGTTCAGTCCGAGCCCGAAGCTTATGAGGAGATCGGCGAACCTGAGGTAACCGAGCTGCTCGATATCGTACCGATGAAGTTTATTAAGCGCCGTATCATTCATCCCCGTTTTAAGCGCAAAACGATCGCAACAGCGCGCCTATCGTAGCTGCAACCCCGCCACGGGTTCTTGCAGGAGGCATCGCGGCCCCTGCTCTACTCGTGCAGATCATTTTGGCCAAATACCTCGATCATTTGCCGCTCTATCGCCAAGAGCAGATTTTTAAAAGGCGCTACGGCGTGCAGCTCTCGCGCAAACTGCTCTGCGAATGGGTGCGTGTGATAGCCGAAGATTGGCTCGGACTCATTTATCACTCTATCAAAAGTGATTTGCTCAGGCAACAGCACCTGCATGCTGATGAGACGCCTATAAGATGTAATGATCCAGATACGAAACACCGTTCCAGGCATGGCTACCTTTGGGTCTATCGCAGTGGTAATCAGGTATTTTACGACTGGCACATGAGCCGTGGCCGCACGGCTGCGGAGTCGATGCTGCGCGGCTACCGCGGTTGCCTGCAAGCTGATGGTTATGCTGTCTATGGTCAGCTTGCCCAGAGTGAAGGCTTCACGCTACTAGGCTGTATGGCCCATGCCGTGCACGGCGCAAATTTTACGAAGCCTGGACTATAGCCGAAGAGGGAGCGAGTGCCTGGTATCTTAAACAGTTCCAAGAACTCTATCGCTTGGAAAAGGAACCCGATCACGATCGTACCCGCGACAGCCTCCCTATGCTTAAAGCGATCAAGCACCGCCTCGATTCAGACCTCCTGAATCTGCCCAAGCAAAGTAAAACCCATGCAGCGGTTAGCTACATGCTCAATCAATGGGGCTCGCTGAGCGCCATCTTTGATCACCCGGCAGCGCCTTTGGATAACAATCCCGTCGAACAGGTGATCCGCCCGACCAAACTTGGAGCCAAGAACTGGTTATTTATAGGTCACCCGAAAGCAGGTCGCCGCTGCGCAATCCTCTACACGATCCTTCAAAACTGCCACCTGTCCGGTCACAATCCGCAAGAGTATCTGCTCGAGGTGCTCAATCGCCTCGCTCGTGAAGATCGCAGCGATCCCGAGTTCATCTCCAGCCTGGCTCCGAAAAACTGGAAACCGTCTGCTACTTGATGAGGTGCTCTAAGGGACGCTTACAACGGAGACGGGTTCGATGAAGCTGGAGATGGCAATGATTGTTGCAATGATTTAGATGGTAACCAGTTTCACTTCTACAGTGGCCCTGATACAGAATGCTGTTCTCCGGCTGCTCGTCTTTACAACACGCAAACAGAAAAATGCTGTCCATCGCAGGCTTCAGTAGTGCCAGAAGATATGGAATGTAATTCTACTCCGTTGCCATCTTGTATCGACGAGGTGACTTGGAAAGATGGGCTACCAGGAGATGGTTCATTTATGGTGACCGTTCCGCCTGAGATATTGGGCAAAGTTGAACGTACTATAAATAGTATTCCCAATGTTAATGTGACACTTGACTCTCTGACATTCGGTCTCAAAAACAAAGAAAGAGACTGTTGTCAAGGGAACAGTAAAATTTCTGATGGTGAGAGTTATCGTGAGGCCAATGCTAAGCTATCGGCGAAGCTTGTAGGCATTACACTCTGGGGTCCTCCTAATATAACAAGAGAAATTGATCTATCTATTATTATTGCAACTATCGAGTTTGATGTAGGGATAAAATTGGATAGCGATTTTTCAGTTTCCGGTGTTGCAGGTTTGAGGCAAGACGAATGTGATTCAGAGTCTTGTAACTATGGATCGGTAAATATAGGAGCCAGCATCAGTACTAAATTAACATTTGAAATTATTGCTTGTTTCGATTCTATTTTCTTTGAAAAAAAATGTGCTGATATCGTAACTACACCTGCGAATATATCTGTGGGCTTGACTGGAACGGTTGGTGTGAATGATCGCGAGAATTGTGATCGAGGACCTTACGGTTTAGCTCGTGTTGAAGATATAGTTTGGTCTGTGGAATTCAGCGTGGCTGGCCAAGGAGCTAAGTTTGATTTTAAAATTTATCCTTAATGATATGCATAAAATTCTATTATTTCTATTTTTTTATTTATATTTATATCAATCTGTTTATGCGGAATATAGGCAGTTAAAGATTCCTTTCCGTGTCGCTGGAGAGGATGTTCTTTCTAGTGCCTACTTGAAGATTTATGTTGATAACATTTCCAGAAGCTATGATGATTATGTTCGATGGGAAGGCTCTGGCGAAAGCATAGTGAATTTTCTTAATTCAATTCAATTTCAGGATACTTCAGGGTTTTTTGAGGCATCGAAATCTAATGAGAATAAATTTGATCTCGCAAGTGGCTACTTTGACGCCTTTTCAAATCTTATAGATAGCTCATTTATTGTGAATCATCTTTTGATGCACGAAAGAAAATACGTAACGGTCCGTATGTCTTTAAATAACTCTAAGCGATCATTAGCACGGGTTTTTATGGTTAATCGATTTGGATTGTCGGATGAATATGTGGATCTGGGTGAAAAAGATATCTTTCAGGATCTCTTTGCGACAATTTTTCAAATAGCCGAGAATGGGAATCCTGAAATTTACGCTGATTCAGGTACTAAATATAGACTGCCTATAGGATCGGGATTACCTGGATTTGAGTCTTATATAGAGTTTATAGGTAGCATAATTGAAGCAAAAGACGATGGTCAATGGATAACAAATGGAAATTTAGACTTAGAAGCATTAGGGTTTTATCGTAATGTTATTCTAAGCTTGAAAAGCTCGGTCTTTGATTTTTTCGATTTTTTTGATGCAAGTAGTAAAAGACGATTTGAGAGCTGGGCTAAGACGTTACCTTCAGACGAAATAGAACGCTATGGGGGTTTGTTGAATTCCGCTCAATATCTCTTTTTTATAGACGCTGATCCCGTGTTTTTAATATATAAGTCAATAAATGGAAAGGTGATTTATGATACTGTATTTAAAAGAGGGGATGGGGAATTCCAACTAGTTAATTTTTCTTATCAAAGCTTTGCAGATGTTATTTTCTCAAGCCAGGAAATGTTTATAGATCATCTGATTGATTTCGTTGAGGGAGACCCGGCAGCCGAATTGGTTGCTCTAGAAAAATCTAATGAAGAAAATATATTAAATAATAACAAATCTGGAGAAATTGAAAGAGCTAAGCTTAGTGAATATAAGCCTGAAGTTGAAGAAAAAAGTGTGTATCCGTGGATGATACTAATTTTCATTATATCAGTTTTTGTTTTCTTAATAATCAAATTTCGATTTTGGAGGTTAAAGTGAAGGTGAAATATAAGACGGCTTGAAGATTGTTTATAGTCAGACAAGGCTGTTTAGAGTTTCATAATTAAGGAATTAAAAAGTAAAAGGGGAGAATGCAGAATGGGAATGCAGAATCGGGTCAGTCTAAGAATCCTTGAATCTTGTAAAAAACCTATTCGACCACCAACCCGATCAACGTCCTCGAGCCAATCTAACTTCCCCAGCGAGAACAGTCGTTGCCAGCTAGGCTTTCAGTGCCATCTGTCACCGCCTCTGCTCTCATCCTTCCCGGGGCTCTCCGCTTTGGCAGTGGCCTCCGCGGAGCCATCCCTCCGGTCCAGGTATTAATCTAGCACTCGCACGCCGTATGGATCCCGCTCGGGCGGCAGGTCGACCGGCCTGCTGTCTGAGACCAAGAAGTCCACGCATGGGCCCATCCGGCGCGCCTTGAAAAAGGCGGTCTTGAAACCCCGCGTTAATTCGGCAGGGTAAGTAGCCATGAATCACGTCATGAAATACTGTGTGTATAAAGAGTCACCACACTACGTAGCTCAGTGCCTGAATGTGGACCTGTCTAGTTTTGGTGATACTGCCAGTGAAGCTGTGGACAACCTCAAGGAGGCCCTCGAACTTTACCTAGAGGACGCTCCTGAATCTGCTTATCAAGAAATTGAGGAAGTGATGATCGGCGAGCGCTTGTTGCATGCCTAAACTATTGAGCTCTGAAAAGGTGGTAACGATCCTCCTGGCCAATGGCTTTGAGTTCGTTTCGCAACGCGGCAGCCACATGAAATACCGTGATGCATCAGGGCATACCGTAATCGTCCCAGCTGGCCGCCGCGAAATCCCTCGCGGGACAATCGGCTCCATAATCCGACAATCAGGGCTGCCTCGGCGTCTGTTCTGATCTGCTTTTTAAAAGCCTTGCTCGTAATGAGTTGGGCTTTTTTGTTTTTAGGTAGCTCAAAGACCGTTGCTGACCCCTTTTCCCCTCTAGCAAAGATTTGCGAAGA
Coding sequences:
- the tnpB gene encoding IS66 family insertion sequence element accessory protein TnpB; the protein is MLFDGEDIVICHGVVDLRKGAGGLLALVTSVRPGAWYLFSNRSRSLVKAVQMDGRGLSLVTRRIDQGAFQWLEKAEGASVISVRDASMICDGESLKQRFSRT
- a CDS encoding transposase: MQIILAKYLDHLPLYRQEQIFKRRYGVQLSRKLLCEWVRVIAEDWLGLIYHSIKSDLLRQQHLHADETPIRCNDPDTKHRSRHGYLWVYRSGNQVFYDWHMSRGRTAAESMLRGYRGCLQADGYAVYGQLAQSEGFTLLGCMAHAVHGANFTKPGL
- a CDS encoding transposase, with the translated sequence MYGPCRARRKFYEAWTIAEEGASAWYLKQFQELYRLEKEPDHDRTRDSLPMLKAIKHRLDSDLLNLPKQSKTHAAVSYMLNQWGSLSAIFDHPAAPLDNNPVEQVIRPTKLGAKNWLFIGHPKAGRRCAILYTILQNCHLSGHNPQEYLLEVLNRLAREDRSDPEFISSLAPKNWKPSAT
- a CDS encoding type II toxin-antitoxin system HicB family antitoxin, translating into MNHVMKYCVYKESPHYVAQCLNVDLSSFGDTASEAVDNLKEALELYLEDAPESAYQEIEEVMIGERLLHA
- a CDS encoding type II toxin-antitoxin system HicA family toxin; amino-acid sequence: MPKLLSSEKVVTILLANGFEFVSQRGSHMKYRDASGHTVIVPAGRREIPRGTIGSIIRQSGLPRRLF